In Lotus japonicus ecotype B-129 chromosome 5, LjGifu_v1.2, one genomic interval encodes:
- the LOC130716751 gene encoding GDT1-like protein 4 — MTSIVQGFTKSLAMTVLSEIGDKTFFAAAILAMRHPRRLVLSGCLSALIVMTILSALVGWAAPNLVSRTWTHHITTFLFLGFGLWSLKEAIFEQGDAEDLAEVEAELDKNWKAKNGASKDSNKADDDKKKNNRSFLSQFFSPIFLQAFSITFFGEWGDKSQLATIGLAADENPFGVVLGGILAQTLCTTAAVMGGKSLASQISEKVVALSGGVLFIVFGIQSFLSPVES; from the exons ATGACCTCGATTGTTCAg GGTTTCACCAAGTCCCTGGCCATGACCGTTCTCTCTGAGATTGGTGATAAAACTTTCTTCGCAGCTGCG ATACTGGCTATGCGCCATCCTCGACGACTTGTCTTATCCGGCTGCCTATCGGCTTTGATT GTGATGACCATTCTCTCTGCTCTTGTTGGCTGGGCTGCTCCTAATCTG GTCTCTCGTACATGGACTCATCATATTACAACATTCTTATTCTTGGGGTTTGGGCTTTGGTCCTTGAAAGAGGCTATATTTGAACAAGG GGATGCAGAGGATTTGGCTGAAGTTGAAGCTGAATTG GACAAAAATTGGAAGGCTAAAAATGGAGCTTCAAAAGATAGCAATAAG GCTGATGATGACAAGAAAAAGAATAACCGGTCATTTTTATCTCAGTTTTTCTCTCCCATCTTTCTACAG GCATTTTCTATCACATTTTTTGGTGAATGGGGTGACAAGAGCCAG CTGGCTACCATAGGTTTGGCTGCGGATGAGAACCCATTTGGTGTGGTTCTTGGAGGGATTCT GGCGCAAACATTATGCACTACTGCTGCTGTTATGGGAGGAAAGAGTTTAgcttctcagatatctgaaaaaGTG GTTGCGCTCTCAGGTGGAGTTCTTTTCATTGTTTTTGGTATCCAGTCGTTCCTTTCTCCGGTCGAATCATGA